Proteins co-encoded in one Gouania willdenowi chromosome 1, fGouWil2.1, whole genome shotgun sequence genomic window:
- the LOC114467014 gene encoding C-type lectin domain family 17, member A-like isoform X3 — MYENFSIGTDSPHQPEPSPNSSRKVTKSISECGHNNNLTEEQEHHFQQGWVQICSSFYYISTEMKSWQESRNDCLYREADLMIIDNQAEQRFVKALFREVWIGLTDAENEGVWKWVDGTLLKETSFWCPGEPNNYKNEDCVEVNFNHIGFWNDNDCNQNRTWICEKKVAL; from the exons aTGTATGAGAATTTCAGTATTGGCACGGATAGTCCTCATCAACCTGAACCATCACCCAACAGCAGCAGAAAAG TTACAAAGAGCATCTCTGAGTGTGGGCATAACAACAACCTGACTGAAGAACAAG AACATCATTTTCAACAAGGATGGGTTCAAATCTGTTCCAGTTTCTATTACATCTCCACAGAGATGAAATCCTGGCAGGAGAGTCGTAATGACTGTCTGTATAGAGAGGCCGACCTGATGATCATTGACAACCAAGCAGAGCAG AGATTCGTAAAAGCTCTTTTCAGAGAAGTGTGGATTGGACTCACTGATGCAGAGAATGAGGGCGTATGGAAATGGGTGGATGGAACTCTACTTAAAGAAAcaag CTTCTGGTGTCCTGGGGAGCcgaacaactacaaaaatgaagacTGTGTAGAAGTCAATTTCAATCATATAGGATTTTGGAATGACAACGACTGTAACCAGAATAGAACTTGGATCTGTGAGAAGAAAGTTGCTTTATAG
- the LOC114467014 gene encoding CD209 antigen-like protein C isoform X2, whose amino-acid sequence MYENFSIGTDSPHQPEPSPNSSRKGEKLFKVVAVSFGLLCVLQVSLNISFRLGFFTKSISECGHNNNLTEEQEHHFQQGWVQICSSFYYISTEMKSWQESRNDCLYREADLMIIDNQAEQRFVKALFREVWIGLTDAENEGVWKWVDGTLLKETSFWCPGEPNNYKNEDCVEVNFNHIGFWNDNDCNQNRTWICEKKVAL is encoded by the exons aTGTATGAGAATTTCAGTATTGGCACGGATAGTCCTCATCAACCTGAACCATCACCCAACAGCAGCAGAAAAG GTGAAAAACTGTTCAAAGTGGTTGCTGTTAGCTTTGGACTTCTGTGTGTACTTCAAGTTTCTCTCAACATTTCCTTTCGCCTTGGTTTCT TTACAAAGAGCATCTCTGAGTGTGGGCATAACAACAACCTGACTGAAGAACAAG AACATCATTTTCAACAAGGATGGGTTCAAATCTGTTCCAGTTTCTATTACATCTCCACAGAGATGAAATCCTGGCAGGAGAGTCGTAATGACTGTCTGTATAGAGAGGCCGACCTGATGATCATTGACAACCAAGCAGAGCAG AGATTCGTAAAAGCTCTTTTCAGAGAAGTGTGGATTGGACTCACTGATGCAGAGAATGAGGGCGTATGGAAATGGGTGGATGGAACTCTACTTAAAGAAAcaag CTTCTGGTGTCCTGGGGAGCcgaacaactacaaaaatgaagacTGTGTAGAAGTCAATTTCAATCATATAGGATTTTGGAATGACAACGACTGTAACCAGAATAGAACTTGGATCTGTGAGAAGAAAGTTGCTTTATAG
- the LOC114467014 gene encoding CD209 antigen-like protein C isoform X1 encodes MYENFSIGTDSPHQPEPSPNSSRKGETSAGSGEKLFKVVAVSFGLLCVLQVSLNISFRLGFFTKSISECGHNNNLTEEQEHHFQQGWVQICSSFYYISTEMKSWQESRNDCLYREADLMIIDNQAEQRFVKALFREVWIGLTDAENEGVWKWVDGTLLKETSFWCPGEPNNYKNEDCVEVNFNHIGFWNDNDCNQNRTWICEKKVAL; translated from the exons aTGTATGAGAATTTCAGTATTGGCACGGATAGTCCTCATCAACCTGAACCATCACCCAACAGCAGCAGAAAAGGTGAGACTTCTGCTGGTTCAG GTGAAAAACTGTTCAAAGTGGTTGCTGTTAGCTTTGGACTTCTGTGTGTACTTCAAGTTTCTCTCAACATTTCCTTTCGCCTTGGTTTCT TTACAAAGAGCATCTCTGAGTGTGGGCATAACAACAACCTGACTGAAGAACAAG AACATCATTTTCAACAAGGATGGGTTCAAATCTGTTCCAGTTTCTATTACATCTCCACAGAGATGAAATCCTGGCAGGAGAGTCGTAATGACTGTCTGTATAGAGAGGCCGACCTGATGATCATTGACAACCAAGCAGAGCAG AGATTCGTAAAAGCTCTTTTCAGAGAAGTGTGGATTGGACTCACTGATGCAGAGAATGAGGGCGTATGGAAATGGGTGGATGGAACTCTACTTAAAGAAAcaag CTTCTGGTGTCCTGGGGAGCcgaacaactacaaaaatgaagacTGTGTAGAAGTCAATTTCAATCATATAGGATTTTGGAATGACAACGACTGTAACCAGAATAGAACTTGGATCTGTGAGAAGAAAGTTGCTTTATAG